From the Cystobacter ferrugineus genome, the window AGCGGCTGCTCGGCTCGTTGAAGGACGTGCCCAAGGGCGGCGAGCTCACGCTCACCTACGTGCCGGGAGGCGGACTGCAGGTGGAGGGCGAGGCCACCCACGGTGTTCACATCGGGGGCAAGCCGTTCGCGGACGCGCTCTTCGTGTCCTGGCTGGAGAACCACCCCATCTTCGCGAACTGAAGCAGGGGCGGGGGCTCCCCCTCAGTCCAGGAAGCGACGTTCCCAGCGGAGCAGCTCCTCGGGGGTGAATTCGTCCTTGATGTAGGACTCATGGTAGAGCCAGGGCTCGAGGACGCGCGCGAGTTCCCGGTACGCCGGGAGCGCGGGGGCCTGCCCGGTGTCTCCGGCATCAGGGCCGTCTCCCAAGGTGACGACGGCGCGTTCGTCACCCAGTTCCCGCACGGTGGTTCCCGGAGAGGAGAGACGGGAGCGGAGCGCGCTCGCACCTCCCAGTTCCCCGAGCACCGGTGGGCCCAGGAAGTTCATCCAGTGGATGCCATTGATGCGAGTGCCCAGGTTCCAGGACAGGTGCCCGACCTCGGTCCTATCCATTCCAGGGTAGCTGGAGCACAGGGCTTGGAATCCAGGGGTTCTGCCCAGGCGATGGAGGGAGAGTCCCGCGTGTCCGGAGCAGAAGGGGAGGAAGGTGCCCAGTCCCAGGGCCAATTCCTGCACAGGGCCTGGGCCGTGCTCTTCCATGAACTCCGTTGGTAGCCAGAAGGCCATGGCGCACACTTCGCGCGGGAAGGCTGGATCTATCGTCCTTCCTCGATACTCGAACTGGTACCCGCTGATCGCATCGGGTCTATCCATCAACTCGACGATGCCGCCACCTTCGTCGCGGAGCTTGTGCTGCACACCCTCCCATCCCTTGTCGTCAAGTTCCCAGAAATCTCCGTGCTCATCCGGATACCAAGCTAGTGCTTTGGGTCCGACCGTGTGAAGGTAGAACTCCAGGGCTCGTCTGACGTGTTTCGCGATGTCCTGATGAGAGAGCGAAAGATAAAAGCAGATGCTCAAGCTCTCCCGGAGGATGAGAGCACCCACTTTCGGATGGTGGATTCTGAGTCTGGGAATTGGAGGCATCAGGGAACTCCCCAGATGGGTGCCACTCGGAATGCAGTCGCACCCAATGCCTGCTGGTACATGTCACCTTGGTTTTCAGGGTAGTGGGGATGCCCTTCGGGATATTTGGTCCAAGAGGGACGGTTGGTCGAAGGACAAGGAAACTTGAAGTCGTAAACGGCCAGGGCTTCAAGAGGGTTTCCCGAGTGGATGACCACATCGGGAACGAGGGTGCCCTTGAGTGCCTCTCCACAATCTTGTTTCCGGAGTGCTCGGGCTTCTTCTCGGCTGACGAGTTTCGTGCTTCCAGTCTGCTTGTCGTAGCGATAGCGCTGCTCCAGGCTGAAGCGCCCAGGGAACAGGCGGTTGAATCGCTCCTGGACGCACTGGAGGGCCAATTGGTGCTTCTCGGAGCCCAGTTGCATGGCGCGGGTCACCTTCTTGCCGCAAGGGTCCCATCCGGGCAGTTCCTCCTGGCACTGCTCGCGCGATGGCTTGTCACCGCCGAAGCGACGAAGGTTGACCTGAAACTCCGCCTGCTCGGCGCATTCCACCAACTCTCGTTCGACTCGTGTTTTCATGTCGACCGGTAGCAGGCGGAGGGTGGCCGCGATGGAGGCTATCTCGGCCGCACCCTTCGTGGCGGGCACGGCGGCTTCCTTGCCCGTCAGCAGGGCACAATAGGCCGCGTTCTGTCCGCAGGCGCTCGTGACGGAATCCGCGGAGTAGCCGGTCGAACCGAAGCCCAGAAGCGGACCCA encodes:
- a CDS encoding type VI immunity family protein, producing the protein MPPIPRLRIHHPKVGALILRESLSICFYLSLSHQDIAKHVRRALEFYLHTVGPKALAWYPDEHGDFWELDDKGWEGVQHKLRDEGGGIVELMDRPDAISGYQFEYRGRTIDPAFPREVCAMAFWLPTEFMEEHGPGPVQELALGLGTFLPFCSGHAGLSLHRLGRTPGFQALCSSYPGMDRTEVGHLSWNLGTRINGIHWMNFLGPPVLGELGGASALRSRLSSPGTTVRELGDERAVVTLGDGPDAGDTGQAPALPAYRELARVLEPWLYHESYIKDEFTPEELLRWERRFLD